Below is a genomic region from Chelmon rostratus isolate fCheRos1 chromosome 7, fCheRos1.pri, whole genome shotgun sequence.
GGGCTTGAAGGGTGGAATAAGCTGAGGAGAAGCAGATCATTTTACATTCTGAACATCttattttaaatgtcatgtcttttgttttttttccctctcagcaCCTCACCTTTTTTTCAATAACATCCTGCCAGTTGATGGAGGTGAAGAACTTGTGGCTCATCACATCTTTGGCATCATCTGGTCCGCCTCCAAgcctgtaaacaaaacaaaaacactatcatcatcatcatcatcatcatcatcatcatccactcAGCAGCAACCTTTTTTTACACAGATAATTGTGCAAACACTGTCATTAGAAATGCCCAACACACACTTATGCTGTGTTGTTCTGGCTTGTATTTACCAATTTCTAGATAAAATGTATTCTTCATTTCCTCACTGCTCACAAGTGTATGTGTTAGTAAGCCCGCAGGCGGTGCTCAATGTGCTAATATTAGCCGTTATTTGACTGTTCCCAGAAACACTGGGACTCGACCACAACAACAATCAATTACATCCTTGTTTATGGCCATTACCCTGTACCAAAACTATCAAGAGGGAACAAGGGCTTGATAATGTGGTTACTTATTTTATAGTTCAATGTGTGGTGCCCCCAAGCACAgtggacagaaaagaaaatgtttttctcaagCTGTGCAGCTGCACCTTCAGGAACCGGTTGTTTCATACAAAAATAGCAAGCATTTATTTTACCTTAAATTAGCCTCTTGTTTAATATCAAAACACTTTACCATTCAAattgtttttgagtttttggaTCTTACTGTgcttgcaataaaaaaaacattttgatacAAGTGCATAAATGCAAGAAATCTGAGATTATATGACAGGTGCAGCTTGACTTGATACTGTTCATCATCTTATCACAGATATATCTGCATTTGCAAGAATGCCTAAAATTTCAAAGAAGAGAGGTTTGATGTAATTTTCATTAACCAAATTCAAAGGAACCTTATCGAAAATGTTTATGCTGTGTTTATACAGTGttaatattgatatttataGGATTGGTAACACTTACATTATCATTATCCCTACCATAGTATTCCAAATTCTTCGTCATGTATTTGCTTAATTAGTGCTTGATTATTAAGGTCTAactgtgtaaaaacacacatcagctaCAAACCACGAACCTTTGTTTGGGGTCCTTTTTGAGCAGACCGGCCAGCAGGGCCTTGGCCTCAGGAGCCAGGTTCTTGGGAAAGCGGATCTCCTCCATGAGGATTAGCTCAAAGAGACGCTCGTGGTCCTGGTTGTAGAAGGGCAACCGGCCGCACATCATCTCATACATGACCACGCCCAGTCCCCACCAGTCCACCGCCCGTCCGTAGTCATTGTCCTCTAGCACCTGAAAGGGTAGGAATTAAAAGAAATGAGATAgggaaataaaacagtaaatgctatTCATTGCATTGTGCTTTTATTCAACTGCAAGAGAACTAATTACTATCTACAGCATTTCAGTGTAGAGGAGATAATCTTCTTACTATATGAATACATTTCTGCTGTAGGATATTTGATTTTTGAACAAAATTTGAGAGAGCAACATTTCCCATTCCAGGAACCAGTTGACTGTTAATGTTCTACAAGCCAATTAGCATTttcttagcattagcatttaactGTTGTGTGACAGCCAAAGCACCAACACTGCAACCTGACAACCAGCTTTACCAACTGATTCACTGTCCTACCTGGTTTTCACATAGTGCCCCACAATAAAGTCGACAAAGTTCCATCCCATTAAAACTAGCTTCCATCATGTGCTCATCCAGCCATGTGGTATCAGTACCTTTTTACATTATTGCGGTCACAAAACACATTGGATGTCAGAGATATACCTCTGGTGCCAGGTACTCCGGGGTTCCACAGAAGGTTTTCATGGTGGCTCCGTCTGTGATCCCCTCTTTACACAGCCCAAAGTCTGTTATTTTTATGTGACCGTCCTTGTCTAACATGAGGTTCTCCAGCTGTAGGAAGAGATTAAAGTTTAAGTTGACAGCTATGGTgggaaaaggaaagaacaaTGGGATATAGTGTTGATTGAAGGGTATGATTAAACATTGTATCTAAAAAGTAAGTTTTTTAAACTTGTacaattttatttcaaaatcatttttaacaCTCTCAGCACTGTCACTGCTCATAACTTGCAGCCCTGATAAAATGCCTTGTCTAAGGTCATAGCACATTAAATATTACTCCCCCAACTTGTTTACGAAACAATTAATACTATACTATCAGAGCAAGCAGACACCTTACCTTTAAATCCCTGTAAACTACGTTGCGTGAGTGTAGGTACTCCAGTGCTGATACTATTTCTGCACCATAGAATCTTGCTCTGTCCTCTGTGAATACTCTGTCCCGTGATAAGTGAAAGAAGagctgaaaaagacagaagaatgTAGACAAAGGAAGGAGGGACAATTCCCCATATCCATTGAGATACTTgatttcataaaaacaaacttgatttggaattccaaaaaggttgggcATCCTctaaaggctcagtcattcacgaACAGGGGTGGagccactttgtgaaacacatgattgtatataggattttactacatggactcagggacactttgCAAGACTGTTGTTCGTGAACACAGTTAATTCGCAAaggattgcattctgtttttattttcattttacacagtgccccaacttctttggaatcagggttgtatatcaacacatcaaacacaattGTGGGCCAGATGAGAATGAGGAAAACTTACTTCTCCTCCATTTGCATACTCCATCACAAAGCATAGCCGGTCATGGGTTTGAAATGCATATTTTAgtgtctgcagaggaggaacACAACAGTTAGCGACTGCATTATACTGATTAAATGGTCCATTCATTTTGGAAAGCACAACTGAGGCAACGAGGCAGGCATTGGTAGCTCACCGTTAGAAAAGGATGCCGCGTATTTTGGAGAACTCTGCTTTCTGTAACTGTGTGTGCCACCTCATCCTAgaggaatacacacacatacacacattcagagcCACACCACATACGAATAGACAGCAATACTGTTCCAAACAGTTTAAAGTCAATATTTTACTGTGATTTAATTAGTACCAACTTTAGCAATGATGACTTCTTTGCGAAGGATTTTCATGGCGTAGTACATCCCGGTGGCCTTCTCCTTCACCAGAATGACTTTACCAAATGTTCCTTTCCCCAGCAGCTTCAGGTAGTCAAAATCACTCATGGTCTGTAGGATTAGagattcaaattcaaattagaGAACTGGGCCCTTAGCATTTGAGAAACAGAGGCAAGGAAGTGGACTCTTTctacactgaaaaaaaatgactgaagtgaCTGATGTGTAGGAAATGCAGACACTGATCACTATTCACACAAAATCACATACAATGTAAAGCAGGAAAGCAATTCAAATCATGACTGGCCCATACAAGTAGAACGTTATTCACAAAATAAGGAATCAAAACCAAACAACCTTGAAGAACCACATCAATGTGATCAGTACAGATTAACAGCCTTTTACACTGCATCCCTACATACTTTTTTATGCTGGAAGACAAAGTAAACATTTTACAAGACAAACTAAGTCTGTGAAACCAGAGCCATTCAGGATCACTTCAAGTGAATCAGCATTTGacaaaatacatacacaaatgTTACCCTCCACTCATTTAAAGATTGCTTCACCAAAAAGCTTTGAGAAAGAGGCTTAAAGTTTGAACAACTTGCTCAATAAAGATGAGCTTAGct
It encodes:
- the akt2 gene encoding RAC-beta serine/threonine-protein kinase yields the protein MNEVSVVREGWLHKRGEYIKTWRPRYFILKSDGSFIGYKEKPEVSSDHSLPPLNNFSVAECQLMKTERPRPNTFVIRCLQWTSVIERTFHVDSNEERKEWMRSIQAVANSLKSQQQDEEPMEIKFGSPSDSSGTEEMEIAVSKSRTKVTMSDFDYLKLLGKGTFGKVILVKEKATGMYYAMKILRKEVIIAKDEVAHTVTESRVLQNTRHPFLTTLKYAFQTHDRLCFVMEYANGGELFFHLSRDRVFTEDRARFYGAEIVSALEYLHSRNVVYRDLKLENLMLDKDGHIKITDFGLCKEGITDGATMKTFCGTPEYLAPEVLEDNDYGRAVDWWGLGVVMYEMMCGRLPFYNQDHERLFELILMEEIRFPKNLAPEAKALLAGLLKKDPKQRLGGGPDDAKDVMSHKFFTSINWQDVIEKKLIPPFKPQVTSETDTRYFDDEFTAQTITITPPDKYDSLDAEDSDQRTHFPQFSYSASIRE